Proteins co-encoded in one Acidobacteriota bacterium genomic window:
- a CDS encoding ABC transporter substrate-binding protein — translation MAGQLITVAHSPDSDDAFMFYALAKNRIDSGGFEFRHVLKDIETLNRRALEGRYEVTAISFHAYAFLHDRYSLLDSGASMGDRYGPLVVAKRPMEVGELKGKVIAIPGTMTSAFLIMRLFQPDFTPVVVPFDRIFEAVADDRADAGLIIHEGQLTYSSLGLHAVVDLGEWWHRETGLPLPLGGNAIRKDLGTTAIGRIARILKQSIQYGLDHRAQALDYAMSFARDMDPRLADRFVGMYVNQRTLGYGAAERRAVQLLLDRGYREGVIDRRVAVEFADRDGSDEQV, via the coding sequence ATGGCGGGTCAATTGATCACCGTAGCCCACAGTCCGGACTCGGACGACGCCTTCATGTTCTATGCGCTGGCGAAAAACCGCATCGACAGCGGAGGGTTCGAGTTCCGTCACGTCTTGAAGGACATCGAGACCTTGAATCGACGCGCACTGGAGGGCCGATACGAGGTCACGGCCATCTCCTTTCATGCCTATGCCTTTTTGCATGATCGATACAGCCTGCTGGACAGCGGAGCCAGCATGGGGGATCGCTACGGCCCCCTGGTGGTTGCCAAGAGACCGATGGAGGTCGGGGAACTCAAGGGCAAGGTCATTGCCATCCCCGGAACCATGACCTCGGCTTTTCTGATCATGAGGCTGTTCCAGCCCGACTTCACGCCGGTGGTGGTTCCCTTCGACCGGATATTCGAGGCGGTGGCCGATGATCGTGCCGATGCCGGACTGATTATTCACGAGGGTCAATTGACCTATTCCAGCCTGGGCCTGCACGCCGTGGTCGACCTGGGGGAGTGGTGGCACCGGGAAACCGGCCTGCCGTTGCCCCTGGGAGGCAATGCCATCCGCAAGGATCTGGGGACGACCGCCATCGGGCGGATTGCCCGCATCCTCAAGCAGAGTATTCAGTACGGGTTGGACCACCGCGCCCAAGCCCTGGACTATGCCATGAGCTTTGCCAGGGACATGGACCCGCGGCTGGCGGACCGATTCGTGGGCATGTACGTGAATCAAAGGACTCTGGGCTACGGGGCAGCCGAGCGCCGCGCGGTACAACTGCTGTTGGACCGGGGATACCGGGAGGGGGTTATCGACCGCCGGGTAGCGGTGGAATTCGCGGACCGGGATGGATCGGACGAACAGGTTTGA
- the obgE gene encoding GTPase ObgE: MFLDEASISVRAGDGGCGCVAFRREKFVPRGGPAGGDGGRGGHIHMQASMRHNTLIQYRYKKIFRARRGTHGLGSKCHGKDAPDLTLTVPVGTVARDAGSGELVHDFLVADEKILLCRGGRGGRGNAQFASSVNQAPRRFEYGFPGESRELKLELKLLADVGLVGFPNVGKSTLISRLSAARPKIANYPFTTLEPNLGVVELEDYRSFVVADIPGLIAGAHLGQGLGIQFLRHIERTKVLLHLVDLAGDHGRDPAVDYETVNRELAAFNPEMLRKPTLVVASKIDAMGDSTHLEALSRVARARGLDCHSISAVTGQGLENLKAKIWGMLERLAAPAAPATGGYRSNE, translated from the coding sequence ATGTTTCTGGATGAAGCTTCCATCAGCGTCAGGGCTGGAGACGGTGGGTGCGGCTGCGTTGCCTTCCGCCGGGAAAAGTTCGTTCCCCGAGGAGGGCCAGCCGGTGGCGACGGGGGGCGTGGGGGGCACATCCATATGCAGGCCTCCATGCGCCACAACACTCTGATCCAGTACAGATACAAGAAAATATTTCGGGCTCGGCGCGGAACTCATGGTCTTGGAAGCAAGTGCCACGGCAAGGACGCTCCGGATCTGACTCTGACCGTACCCGTCGGCACCGTTGCCCGCGACGCCGGCAGTGGCGAACTGGTTCACGACTTCCTGGTTGCCGACGAAAAAATTCTCCTGTGTCGGGGGGGACGCGGAGGCAGGGGCAATGCGCAGTTCGCCAGCTCGGTGAACCAGGCCCCCCGCCGTTTCGAGTACGGTTTTCCCGGAGAGAGTCGCGAGCTCAAGTTGGAGCTGAAACTGCTGGCCGACGTGGGACTGGTCGGCTTTCCCAACGTGGGAAAGTCCACTCTGATTTCTCGCCTTTCGGCTGCCAGGCCCAAGATCGCCAACTACCCATTCACCACGCTGGAGCCGAACCTTGGAGTGGTCGAACTGGAGGACTATCGGAGCTTTGTGGTCGCCGACATTCCAGGCCTGATTGCCGGAGCTCACCTTGGGCAGGGGCTTGGCATCCAGTTTCTGCGCCATATCGAACGGACCAAGGTGCTACTGCACCTGGTGGATCTGGCGGGAGACCATGGACGCGATCCGGCGGTCGACTATGAGACCGTCAATCGGGAACTGGCCGCCTTCAATCCGGAAATGCTCCGGAAGCCGACCCTGGTGGTTGCCTCCAAGATCGATGCCATGGGTGACTCGACTCACCTGGAGGCGCTGAGCAGGGTGGCGCGGGCGCGCGGCCTGGATTGTCACTCCATTTCTGCGGTTACCGGTCAGGGTCTTGAGAATCTCAAGGCCAAAATCTGGGGCATGTTGGAGAGACTGGCCGCGCCAGCAGCGCCGGCCACAGGCGGCTATCGATCCAATGAATGA
- the rsfS gene encoding ribosome silencing factor, with amino-acid sequence MESEELSAEVFGDESLLSCAFEAARDKKALDLVVLDLREMAAFTDYFIICSGSSAPQIHAISNEIEVRLKNVGKTPDHIEGYRQAQWILMDYSEFVVHIFSPERRSYYNLERLWRGAGRIDDSNPSATASPGSLSQMS; translated from the coding sequence GTGGAGAGTGAAGAGTTGTCGGCCGAGGTGTTCGGGGACGAATCCCTCCTCAGTTGTGCGTTTGAAGCCGCCCGGGACAAAAAGGCGCTCGATCTCGTCGTTCTGGATCTCAGGGAGATGGCGGCCTTTACCGATTACTTCATCATTTGCTCGGGCAGCTCGGCTCCCCAGATTCATGCGATCTCCAACGAGATCGAAGTCAGACTGAAGAACGTTGGAAAAACCCCCGACCACATAGAGGGTTACCGGCAGGCTCAGTGGATCCTGATGGATTATTCGGAGTTCGTCGTCCATATTTTTTCTCCGGAGAGGCGTTCGTACTACAACTTGGAGCGACTATGGCGCGGCGCCGGCAGGATTGACGACTCCAACCCTTCCGCAACTGCATCCCCCGGTTCGTTATCGCAAATGTCCTGA
- the rplU gene encoding 50S ribosomal protein L21, which yields MYAVIKTAGKQYRVSPGEVVRLDKMEEQVGDQVEFDKVLAIQDEEQHTIGRPTIDNARVLGTVVETGRAKKIRVLKFKRRKQYRVLRGHRQDFTAVKIDAIRSEPQEG from the coding sequence ATGTACGCAGTCATCAAGACCGCAGGCAAGCAGTATCGGGTATCCCCCGGGGAGGTTGTGCGCCTGGACAAGATGGAGGAGCAGGTAGGCGATCAGGTCGAATTCGACAAGGTGCTGGCCATACAGGACGAGGAGCAGCACACCATCGGTCGTCCCACTATCGACAATGCCAGGGTTCTGGGGACAGTGGTCGAGACCGGCAGAGCCAAGAAGATCCGCGTCCTGAAATTCAAGCGTAGAAAACAGTATCGCGTCCTGCGGGGGCACCGCCAGGATTTCACCGCCGTCAAGATCGACGCCATCCGGTCTGAACCACAAGAAGGTTGA
- a CDS encoding LD-carboxypeptidase, with the protein MQKAKPLQPGDTVGISAPSGCVQREDLLRGISEIRRLGYQVRYDDSLFSRHRYFAGSHRQRAESLTDLFTDPGVKAIFCARGGYGCQYLLELLDPETLQAHPKIFLGYSDVTVLLQFLENQCGLVCFHGPMVAKEFAQGEPYYVRDNLLHCLTGSRPGQRLQSHDSLTLQAGTARGRLTGGCLSLLAASLGTPYEMQSRDRILFLEDINAKPYQVDRMLMQLKLAGKLEGVRGFVFGEMFGCGQAGQAPDIPEIVLGLLQEFQVPIWYGLHSGHTSTGCLTLPFGVEVQLDAGQRWLQFEEVAVDAG; encoded by the coding sequence ATGCAAAAAGCTAAACCGCTTCAACCCGGGGACACGGTCGGCATTTCAGCGCCGTCGGGGTGCGTCCAGCGCGAGGACCTGCTGCGCGGGATCTCGGAGATCCGGAGGCTGGGCTACCAGGTACGCTACGACGACTCCCTCTTTTCCAGGCACCGCTACTTTGCCGGCTCCCACCGGCAACGGGCGGAGTCACTCACGGATCTGTTCACCGACCCTGGGGTGAAGGCGATTTTTTGCGCCCGTGGCGGCTACGGTTGCCAATACCTGCTGGAGCTGCTGGATCCGGAAACCCTGCAGGCCCATCCCAAGATTTTTCTGGGCTACAGCGATGTCACCGTCCTGCTGCAGTTCCTGGAAAACCAGTGCGGCCTGGTCTGCTTCCACGGACCCATGGTGGCCAAGGAGTTCGCCCAGGGCGAGCCCTACTACGTTCGCGACAACCTGCTGCACTGTCTGACCGGATCTCGGCCCGGCCAGAGGCTCCAATCCCACGATAGCCTGACGCTGCAAGCCGGAACCGCTCGCGGGCGATTGACCGGGGGATGCCTGTCGCTTCTGGCTGCCTCCCTGGGCACCCCCTATGAAATGCAGTCTCGGGACAGGATTCTCTTTCTGGAGGACATCAACGCCAAGCCCTACCAGGTGGACCGAATGTTGATGCAGCTCAAGCTGGCGGGAAAGCTGGAGGGGGTTCGGGGCTTCGTCTTCGGCGAAATGTTCGGCTGCGGCCAGGCCGGTCAGGCACCGGACATACCGGAGATTGTCTTGGGCCTGTTGCAGGAATTTCAGGTCCCCATCTGGTACGGACTGCATTCCGGACACACCAGCACCGGGTGCCTGACCCTTCCCTTCGGCGTGGAGGTTCAACTGGATGCCGGGCAGCGCTGGCTCCAGTTCGAGGAAGTCGCCGTGGACGCGGGATGA
- a CDS encoding TraR/DksA family transcriptional regulator, with translation MDAKKVDHFRKKLLTKKEELHRMVSKTEQYGREADEESSQDVADKAASSYTKEFLFSHSSSERSIMQLVEEALDRVGTDSFGVCIACGNAILARRLEAVPWTRYCISCQEKQEEGLLEESHYY, from the coding sequence ATGGATGCCAAGAAAGTGGACCACTTCAGAAAGAAGCTGTTGACAAAGAAGGAAGAGCTGCACCGGATGGTCTCCAAAACGGAGCAGTATGGCCGGGAGGCGGACGAGGAGAGTTCCCAGGACGTTGCCGACAAGGCGGCCAGCTCCTACACCAAGGAGTTTCTCTTCAGCCACAGCAGTAGCGAGCGGTCCATCATGCAACTGGTGGAGGAGGCCCTGGACAGGGTCGGCACCGACTCGTTCGGCGTGTGTATCGCCTGCGGAAACGCCATTCTTGCCAGAAGACTGGAGGCTGTTCCATGGACGCGGTACTGCATTAGCTGCCAGGAAAAACAGGAAGAAGGTCTTCTGGAAGAATCCCACTATTACTAA
- a CDS encoding alpha/beta hydrolase: MPFLNLPTGVRVHYERQGMGPPLILIMGTGLDCSCWTPQVEAYQQEFDCIRFDNRGTGKTQAPPVPLSVPLMAEDTAALLESLEAGPAHVSGLSLGSCIAQELALNRPELVLTLQLHGTWGRAHGYAARKFRAQLKLLETLDLAAFYAINVLWFITPETMRRHPDRVERQIQQIVRNLPDRELLRQQYQADLDHDALGRLHEIQVPTLITVGSFDLALPPMYAQEVAAAIPNSELVIFQNGGHLHNIERPEEFNRVTLDFLHRHRTALPL; encoded by the coding sequence ATGCCCTTTCTGAATCTCCCGACGGGGGTCCGTGTCCACTATGAACGCCAGGGAATGGGCCCGCCTCTGATCCTCATCATGGGCACCGGACTGGACTGCTCCTGCTGGACCCCTCAGGTGGAAGCCTACCAACAGGAATTCGACTGCATCCGCTTCGACAACCGCGGCACGGGAAAGACCCAGGCTCCTCCCGTCCCGTTGAGCGTTCCCCTGATGGCCGAGGATACGGCTGCCCTGCTGGAGTCCCTGGAAGCGGGTCCGGCCCATGTCTCGGGGTTGTCATTGGGTTCCTGCATCGCCCAGGAACTGGCCTTGAATCGCCCCGAGCTGGTCCTGACCCTGCAGCTTCATGGGACCTGGGGACGAGCGCACGGATACGCCGCCAGAAAATTCAGGGCTCAGCTCAAGCTGCTGGAAACGCTCGATCTTGCCGCCTTTTACGCCATCAACGTGTTGTGGTTCATCACTCCGGAAACCATGCGCCGCCATCCCGATCGGGTGGAGCGGCAAATTCAGCAAATCGTCCGCAACCTCCCGGACCGAGAACTGCTGAGGCAACAGTACCAGGCGGATCTGGATCATGACGCCCTTGGGCGCCTCCATGAGATTCAGGTGCCGACCCTGATCACGGTGGGAAGCTTTGATCTCGCCCTTCCCCCGATGTATGCTCAAGAGGTCGCCGCCGCCATCCCCAACAGCGAGTTGGTGATTTTTCAGAATGGCGGTCATCTGCACAATATCGAGCGGCCGGAAGAATTCAATCGCGTGACCCTGGACTTCCTCCACCGCCACCGGACGGCGCTGCCCCTCTGA
- a CDS encoding acyl-CoA dehydrogenase: MNSQVLTQLTAEEELFRDAVRDFARSEICPRVKEMDAREKFDPDLLRQFFELNLMGIQIPQQWGGAEGSFFMSVLAVEELSRVDPSAAVIVDVQNTLVNNALLNWGNQTQKTRYLSRLATGSVGAYALSEAGAGSDAFALRTRAVEKDGAFLLSGQKLWTTNALEADLFILFATLDPDLGYRGITAFLVEKDFPGFSVGKKEDKLGIRASSTCELVLDHCRVPAENILGERGKGYKVSIETLNEGRIGIAAQMIGLAAGALEQATRYAGERQQFGQPLSRFQAIRFQIAELSTELEAARLLTYNAARMKDAGTPFLKEAAMAKYYASQVAERIASEVIEIFGGYGYTRDYPVEKFYRDAKIGKIYEGTSFMQLETIARAVLKDRS; this comes from the coding sequence ATGAACAGTCAAGTCCTGACGCAATTGACGGCCGAGGAGGAGTTGTTCCGGGATGCCGTTCGCGATTTCGCGCGCTCGGAGATCTGTCCCCGTGTCAAGGAAATGGACGCGAGGGAGAAGTTCGACCCCGATCTCCTGCGGCAATTTTTCGAGCTGAACTTGATGGGTATTCAGATTCCCCAGCAGTGGGGGGGAGCCGAGGGCAGCTTTTTCATGTCCGTCCTGGCGGTGGAAGAGCTGTCCCGGGTAGACCCGTCTGCCGCCGTCATCGTGGATGTCCAGAATACTCTGGTCAACAATGCCCTCCTCAACTGGGGCAATCAGACGCAAAAAACCCGATACCTTTCCCGTTTGGCCACCGGCTCGGTGGGGGCCTACGCGCTGTCGGAGGCGGGCGCCGGCAGCGATGCCTTTGCACTCCGAACGCGGGCGGTGGAAAAGGACGGAGCCTTTTTGCTGAGCGGCCAGAAGCTGTGGACCACCAATGCCCTGGAGGCCGACCTCTTCATTCTGTTCGCAACCCTGGACCCCGACCTGGGATATCGGGGAATCACCGCCTTTCTCGTCGAGAAGGACTTCCCCGGATTTTCGGTGGGCAAGAAGGAAGACAAGCTGGGCATCCGCGCCAGCAGCACCTGCGAGCTGGTGCTGGACCATTGTCGGGTTCCTGCAGAAAATATCCTGGGCGAGCGCGGCAAGGGGTACAAGGTCTCCATTGAAACCCTCAATGAGGGCAGAATCGGAATCGCCGCACAGATGATCGGACTGGCTGCCGGAGCGCTGGAACAGGCAACCCGCTACGCAGGAGAGCGGCAGCAGTTCGGACAGCCGCTCTCCAGATTTCAAGCCATACGATTCCAGATCGCCGAGCTCTCCACCGAGTTGGAAGCGGCTCGCCTGTTGACCTACAACGCGGCCCGGATGAAGGACGCCGGCACACCGTTCCTCAAGGAGGCGGCCATGGCCAAATACTATGCCTCTCAGGTGGCCGAGCGGATTGCCTCCGAGGTGATCGAGATCTTTGGAGGCTACGGCTATACCCGAGACTACCCGGTCGAGAAATTCTACCGGGATGCCAAGATCGGCAAGATCTACGAAGGGACCTCCTTCATGCAGCTCGAGACCATCGCCCGGGCCGTGTTGAAGGATCGATCCTGA
- a CDS encoding 23S rRNA (pseudouridine(1915)-N(3))-methyltransferase RlmH: MKLILRWIGKTRNPHLSALIGDYQARIGSLVDMTLSEVKGVEFQDPVRAVEAEGRQLLRGLGRDDFLIAMDPQGQYLNTEEFAQLIAYRREHSLKRLVFVIGGPDGLSQEVRSCSHRVISLSSMTFSHEIARLLLLEQLYRAFTLVHRIPYHK, translated from the coding sequence ATGAAACTGATTCTGCGGTGGATCGGTAAGACCAGAAATCCTCACCTTTCGGCACTCATAGGCGACTACCAGGCTCGCATCGGCAGCTTGGTGGATATGACGCTATCCGAAGTCAAGGGCGTCGAGTTTCAGGATCCCGTCCGGGCAGTCGAGGCCGAGGGGCGACAGCTGCTCAGAGGACTCGGCCGGGATGACTTTCTGATTGCCATGGACCCGCAAGGCCAATACTTGAATACGGAGGAATTCGCCCAACTCATCGCCTATAGGAGGGAACACTCCCTGAAGAGGCTGGTATTCGTTATTGGGGGTCCGGATGGGTTGTCACAGGAGGTTCGGAGCTGCAGCCATCGAGTCATTTCCCTGTCTTCCATGACCTTCAGCCACGAGATTGCGCGCCTGCTGCTGCTGGAGCAGCTTTATCGGGCCTTCACCCTGGTCCATCGCATTCCCTATCACAAATAG
- a CDS encoding ComF family protein, with the protein MKPISGRFRPLVDSLVSVLSPATCVVCQNSVETVGCGVVCRTCWQSIAPLDGILCDLCGYAFASSNLPAEKALCAACRRGYFHFDFARSYGRLEDPLQAIIHQFKYGSHPSLARPLARLIHTLWVQGYQDRAPDMIVPVPLHKARQRERGFNQAWLLARHLSRWAQVPLMDRVLVRHRSTAVQAGLSRGQRRRNTQGAFTVADRGAVRKRAVLLVDDVFTTGATLNECARMLGKQGAHRVDVLTVARVVAWSV; encoded by the coding sequence TTGAAGCCTATCTCCGGGCGTTTTCGCCCTCTTGTCGATTCGCTGGTTTCAGTTCTGTCTCCCGCCACTTGCGTGGTCTGTCAGAACTCCGTGGAAACCGTGGGGTGCGGGGTGGTTTGCCGGACCTGCTGGCAGAGTATTGCCCCGCTGGACGGAATTCTTTGCGACCTGTGCGGTTACGCCTTTGCTTCCAGCAATCTTCCGGCTGAGAAGGCCTTGTGCGCGGCCTGCCGCCGAGGGTACTTCCACTTCGATTTCGCCCGATCCTACGGCAGGCTGGAGGACCCGCTCCAAGCGATCATCCACCAGTTCAAGTACGGCTCCCATCCCAGCTTGGCCCGTCCGCTGGCCCGCCTGATCCACACGCTTTGGGTGCAGGGCTATCAGGACCGGGCGCCGGACATGATCGTGCCGGTACCCCTCCACAAGGCTCGCCAGAGAGAACGCGGCTTCAACCAGGCCTGGTTGCTGGCCCGGCACCTGAGTCGCTGGGCGCAAGTCCCTCTGATGGACAGGGTTCTCGTCAGACACCGGTCCACGGCGGTCCAGGCGGGGCTCTCCCGCGGACAGCGGCGCCGGAATACTCAGGGAGCGTTCACGGTGGCGGATCGGGGAGCCGTCCGCAAGCGGGCGGTGCTCCTGGTGGACGATGTCTTCACGACCGGGGCTACCTTGAACGAATGTGCTAGGATGCTAGGAAAACAGGGGGCACATCGAGTCGATGTCTTGACCGTTGCGCGAGTCGTGGCCTGGTCAGTCTAA
- the rpmA gene encoding 50S ribosomal protein L27, with protein sequence MAHKKGVGSSRNGRDSNAQRLGVKRFDGQRVTGGSILVRQRGTRIKPGANVGLGKDDTLFARIDGQVKFEDKGRKGRFVSIYPAAQ encoded by the coding sequence GTGGCCCATAAAAAAGGCGTGGGCAGTTCCCGAAATGGCCGTGATTCCAATGCTCAGCGGCTCGGCGTCAAGCGATTCGACGGCCAGCGGGTGACCGGCGGTTCCATTCTGGTCCGCCAGCGGGGCACTAGAATCAAGCCCGGCGCCAACGTGGGTCTCGGAAAGGACGACACGCTCTTTGCCCGCATCGATGGACAGGTGAAGTTTGAAGACAAAGGACGAAAAGGACGGTTTGTCAGCATCTATCCCGCGGCTCAATAG
- the nadD gene encoding nicotinate-nucleotide adenylyltransferase, whose translation MNDRVVRVGLLGGTFDPIHRGHLQLAEAALRVADLERVFLVTSVRPPHKTRRTEANFLDRHAMVALAAIDHPRLVPSSLEHGREGKSYSVDTIRQFKQRLGAGSEVFFILGIDTFLDISSWKDFERLPRLCRLLVFARPGFDESQLTLRIPDALLRSVCLIDDRNPISLDSHCRCYLYREFSNPVSSSEVRERIRCGQAVTEMLPPAVLDYIGKNRLYGGE comes from the coding sequence ATGAATGATCGGGTGGTTCGAGTCGGCTTGTTGGGAGGAACCTTCGACCCCATTCACCGGGGTCACCTCCAACTCGCGGAGGCAGCCCTCAGGGTGGCGGACCTGGAGCGGGTCTTTCTGGTGACGTCGGTGCGCCCTCCCCACAAGACTCGAAGGACGGAGGCCAATTTTCTTGACCGTCACGCCATGGTGGCTCTGGCCGCGATCGACCACCCCCGGTTGGTTCCCTCCAGTCTGGAGCATGGTCGGGAGGGGAAGTCCTACTCGGTGGACACCATACGGCAATTCAAACAACGGCTTGGAGCCGGCTCGGAAGTTTTTTTCATCCTGGGTATCGATACGTTTCTGGATATTTCAAGCTGGAAGGATTTCGAGCGTCTTCCCCGGCTCTGCCGGCTTCTGGTCTTTGCCCGGCCCGGTTTCGATGAGAGCCAGCTGACCCTGAGAATCCCCGACGCGCTTCTCAGGTCGGTCTGTTTGATCGACGACCGAAACCCGATTTCTCTGGATTCGCATTGTCGTTGTTACCTGTATCGTGAGTTCTCCAACCCTGTTTCGTCCTCGGAGGTTCGGGAACGGATTCGGTGCGGGCAGGCGGTGACGGAGATGCTCCCGCCGGCAGTGCTGGATTACATAGGTAAGAACCGTCTCTATGGAGGAGAGTGA
- a CDS encoding sirohydrochlorin cobaltochelatase, translating into MADKTGLLIIDHGSRRPHANRVVRQVAAMVRDKSRFLIVQHAHMELAEPTIQQGFETCVEAGVEAIVIQPYFLGPGRHSSSDIPRMVREAARNHPQVTICFSAPLGPHPKMGELILERIREAKVLPGSADAKS; encoded by the coding sequence ATGGCTGACAAGACAGGACTTCTGATAATCGACCATGGAAGCCGCCGGCCCCACGCCAATCGAGTGGTGCGCCAGGTTGCCGCAATGGTTCGGGACAAGTCCCGTTTCCTGATTGTCCAGCACGCCCACATGGAATTGGCGGAGCCCACCATCCAACAGGGATTCGAGACCTGTGTGGAGGCCGGGGTGGAAGCGATCGTGATCCAGCCCTACTTCCTGGGTCCGGGGAGACACTCTAGCAGCGACATTCCCAGGATGGTCCGGGAAGCAGCCCGAAACCACCCTCAGGTCACCATTTGTTTCAGCGCCCCGCTGGGGCCCCATCCCAAGATGGGAGAGCTGATCCTGGAGCGAATCAGGGAGGCAAAGGTCCTGCCTGGCTCAGCCGATGCAAAAAGCTAA
- a CDS encoding fumarate reductase subunit D gives MANRSNEPLLWALFSGGGVVAAFLIPILLFLYGLAFPLGWLQPPDYERTLNLVRHPVGRLGLFVLCFLSLFHWAHRFRFTLYDGLQIKHLNPIITLICYGGAVAGTVVAAYLLWTLP, from the coding sequence ATGGCCAATCGATCCAACGAACCTCTTCTCTGGGCCCTCTTCAGCGGGGGAGGTGTGGTGGCCGCATTCCTGATCCCCATTCTCCTCTTTCTCTACGGGTTGGCTTTCCCGCTGGGATGGCTGCAGCCGCCCGATTATGAGAGAACGCTGAACCTGGTCCGGCATCCCGTGGGTCGCCTGGGGCTGTTCGTGCTTTGTTTCCTGTCGCTCTTTCATTGGGCTCATCGATTTCGCTTCACCCTCTACGACGGCCTGCAGATCAAGCACCTCAATCCGATCATCACCCTTATCTGTTACGGAGGAGCCGTGGCGGGAACGGTGGTGGCCGCCTACCTGTTGTGGACCCTCCCGTAA
- a CDS encoding BsuPI-related putative proteinase inhibitor, with protein MARFSPIANAAAACGVLWGLWCFLAPWGVEPLARATPVSLPDETEVRQDLFLSPDYLPLRLGNRWIYDREDSRFQRTTQVKVEIIARPILKWTTYYVFNQLPFVPGLEGEQNVVVRYDQDTRRFLRLIAQDQDQEEIPLFPVGESADAILDQSPGEDGLPVANRLSYLTCPDCEASGLEMIFDRGLGILEVGVFSEWGSESYRLKSALVNGRHFGDPMQPETEAKPERPRSEVVISRADPVLSLEFQKKAQAVDLLLVVKNPTDYFLSFNFDSSQTYDFVVREKQTGFEVWRWSKGYFFTQVIRSHALLPQKEWKFKEVWNLKDNERNDIRLGSYEAVAILTSQIPRESSAVEIVLP; from the coding sequence ATGGCACGGTTCAGTCCCATAGCCAATGCCGCCGCAGCCTGCGGGGTCTTGTGGGGCCTGTGGTGTTTTCTGGCGCCTTGGGGAGTCGAACCGCTTGCCCGCGCTACCCCGGTTTCCCTCCCCGATGAGACAGAGGTTCGGCAGGATCTTTTTCTCAGTCCCGACTATCTCCCGCTCCGACTCGGCAATCGCTGGATCTACGATCGGGAGGACAGTCGGTTTCAGAGAACCACTCAGGTCAAGGTCGAGATTATAGCCAGGCCTATCTTGAAGTGGACGACCTACTACGTTTTCAATCAGCTTCCGTTTGTGCCGGGTCTGGAGGGCGAGCAAAACGTGGTGGTTCGCTACGATCAGGACACCCGTCGGTTCCTCCGCCTGATTGCTCAGGATCAGGACCAGGAGGAAATTCCCCTGTTCCCGGTGGGGGAATCGGCCGACGCCATCCTCGACCAGTCTCCCGGCGAGGACGGACTGCCGGTCGCCAACCGTCTGAGCTACCTGACCTGTCCGGATTGTGAGGCTTCGGGCCTGGAGATGATCTTCGACAGAGGTCTGGGGATCCTGGAGGTGGGTGTCTTTTCCGAGTGGGGCTCGGAGAGCTACCGACTGAAATCGGCCCTGGTCAACGGCCGCCATTTCGGTGACCCCATGCAGCCGGAGACCGAGGCCAAACCGGAGCGACCCCGGTCCGAGGTGGTGATCAGCCGGGCTGACCCGGTGCTGAGCCTGGAATTCCAGAAGAAGGCTCAAGCAGTCGATCTGTTGCTTGTCGTCAAGAATCCGACCGACTACTTTCTGAGCTTCAACTTCGACTCAAGCCAGACCTATGACTTTGTGGTCAGAGAAAAGCAGACGGGATTCGAAGTCTGGCGCTGGTCGAAGGGCTACTTCTTTACACAGGTGATCCGCAGTCATGCCCTGCTCCCTCAGAAGGAATGGAAGTTCAAGGAAGTCTGGAACCTGAAGGACAACGAACGCAACGACATCAGGCTGGGGTCCTACGAGGCCGTGGCCATACTTACCTCACAAATACCCCGCGAATCCTCGGCAGTGGAGATCGTGCTGCCCTGA